The Mercurialis annua linkage group LG8, ddMerAnnu1.2, whole genome shotgun sequence genome window below encodes:
- the LOC126660099 gene encoding uncharacterized acetyltransferase At3g50280-like, whose amino-acid sequence MPCAPSLAVISKSTVVPDRKSTMEDLKLSVSDLPMLSCHYIQKGCLFTRHSCVDSLVSLLKDSLSQTLSHFPPLAGRLKTDSDGYVYITCNDAGVEFIHATATHIFVRDVLSPVHVPECVKSFFTYDRTVSYSGHHNPILAVQVTELADGVFIGCSVNHSVTDGTSFWNFFNTFAELTRGIKKILKVDQPDFSRNSVLISPAVLKLPHGGPTVSFNENEPLSERIFSFSREAILKMKAKANNNTNNIKKWSNLDNSFEIMGKQSNDPYHNGKIMNAILETLFKNVSKPQETEISSFQALCALLWRAVTRGRKLNPEKTTTFRMAVNCRGRLNPNLDPFYFGNAIQSIPTQALAGDVLSRDLRWCAEQLNKNVKAHNDTTVRRFVHDWEENPRCFPLGNFDGASMTMGSSPRFPMYDNDFGWGRPLAVRSGGANKFDGKISAFPGREGGGSVDLEVVLAPETMAMIECDYEFMQYVSS is encoded by the coding sequence ATGCCTTGTGCACCATCTTTGGCCGTGATTTCGAAGTCCACAGTGGTTCCTGACCGGAAATCCACCATGGAAGATCTGAAACTCTCCGTCTCCGATCTGCCTATGCTTTCTTGCCACTATATTCAAAAGGGTTGTCTCTTTACCCGCCATTCTTGCGTTGACTCTCTTGTTTCTCTTCTTAAAGATTCACTCTCTCAAACACTTTCTCACTTCCCTCCCCTCGCCGGCCGCCTGAAAACCGACTCCGACGGGTATGTTTACATTACCTGTAATGACGCCGGTGTGGAGTTCATTCATGCCACGGCGACACATATTTTTGTTCGTGATGTTTTATCTCCAGTTCATGTACCCGAGTGTGTTAAGAGCTTCTTCACTTATGATCGGACTGTTAGCTACTCCGGTCATCATAATCCAATCTTGGCCGTTCAGGTGACTGAGTTAGCTGACGGGGTTTTCATCGGGTGTTCCGTTAATCACTCCGTTACTGACGGGACTTCATTCTGGAATTTCTTTAATACTTTTGCTGAGTTAACACGAGGAATcaagaaaattttgaaagttgatCAGCCGGATTTTTCAAGAAACTCTGTGTTGATATCGCCGGCGGTTCTGAAGCTTCCTCACGGCGGACCAACGGTTAGTTTTAACGAAAATGAGCCGTTGAGTGAGAGAATCTTTAGCTTTAGCAGAGAAGCAATCTTGAAAATGAAAGCTAAAGctaataataatactaataatatcAAGAAATGGAGTAATCTTGATAATTCGTTTGAAATTATGGGCAAGCAAAGCAATGATCCGTACCATAACGGTAAAATTATGAATGCAATTCTCGAAACGTTATTCAAGAACGTTTCGAAACCGCAAGAAACGGAGATTTCGTCATTTCAGGCATTATGTGCGTTGCTATGGAGAGCGGTGACAAGAGGAAGGAAGCTGAACCCGGAAAAAACGACGACGTTTAGAATGGCGGTGAATTGCCGGGGACGGTTGAACCCGAATTTGGATCCGTTTTACTTCGGGAACGCTATTCAAAGCATACCGACTCAAGCATTGGCCGGTGATGTTCTATCTCGTGATCTACGGTGGTGTGCGGAGCAGCTGAATAAAAATGTTAAAGCTCACAACGACACCACCGTACGTCGTTTTGTGCATGATTGGGAGGAGAATCCACGGTGTTTCCCGTTGGGGAACTTTGACGGCGCGTCAATGACGATGGGTAGCTCACCTAGATTTCCTATGTATGATAATGATTTTGGGTGGGGCCGACCGTTGGCGGTTAGGAGTGGTGGGGCTAATAAGTTTGACGGCAAAATCTCCGCCTTTCCCGGAAGAGAAGGCGGCGGAAGCGTTGATCTTGAGGTGGTTTTGGCGCCTGAAACAATGGCTATGATCGAGTGTGATTATGAGTTCATGCAATATGTTTCTAGCTAA